From a region of the Cololabis saira isolate AMF1-May2022 chromosome 8, fColSai1.1, whole genome shotgun sequence genome:
- the LOC133449120 gene encoding far upstream element-binding protein 2-like gives MHQTVNVESDSQKKNQTQCTIIRSARSFSPPEPRKKGHSSPGSPAERNDQLFTKDRCSRFPTASLFPRLHRQPPGQLTTNDQPSSAGGAGGAAAERPGGRSCGPPSDGSRDGGTPGAAHPDTTPEVRRGSAGGAAADRPGGSGCRSPVAASRQAEAESEAESERAAEMEADRQPEQGCVKEEVVLDAPFSGQCGVTEEAVLEADQRLVRGLVTEEGVVLDAPSGPGQPLARSRERRRLGAEDGPPTVPAGRPGAEDGPLTVPAGRPDAEGGLPTGPGLEGPGRSRRFRASSPALRGRGGGRLGWTDPGASSRFISQLNHQLSLEHLKHTVHLPTAGSPGEQKHCGPASLWFCSVLCTISDPTGTA, from the exons ATGCATCAGACAGTCAACGTGGAAAGTGACAGCCAGAAGAAAAACCAGACACAGTGCACCATCATAAGAAGTGCAAG GTCATTTTCCCCCCCAGAGCCGAGGAAAAAGGGCCACTCTTCACCAGGatcacctgcggagcgtaacGATCAGTTGTTTACTAAGGACCGCTGCTCGCGCTTCCCGACCGCGTCCTTGTTCCCGA GACTCCACCGACAACCTCCAGGGCAGCTCACA ACCAATGATCAGCCAAGCAGCGCGGGAggggctggcggcgccgcagctgagaggccgggaggcagaagctgcgggccgccaagcgacggctcccgagacggtGGGACCCCCGGAGCGGCCCACCCCGAcaccacgcctgaggttcgccgcggcagcgctggcggggctgcagccgaccggccgggaggcagtggctgcaggtcgCCAGTGGCTGCAAGTCGCCAGGCGGAGGCAGAATCGGAGGCGGAGTCGGAGAGGGCTGCGGAGATGGAGGCGGACCGGCAGCCGGAGCAGGGCTGCGTCAAggaggaggtggtcctggacgcaccattTTCGGGGCAGTGCGGCGTGACGGAGGAGGctgtcctggaggcggaccagcggctGGTGCGGGGCCTcgtcacggaggagggggtggtcctggacgcaccatcTGGCCCGGGGCAACCATTGGCCCGGTCCCGAGAGCGGCGTCGGCTCGgcgccgaggacggccccccgaccgttcccgctggtcggcccggcgccgaggacggccccctgaccgttcccgctggtcggccgGACGCAGAGGGCGGCCTCCCGACGGGTCCGGGCCTGGAAGGCCCGGGGCGCAGTcggcggttccgggcttcctctcccgctctgagggggcggggggggggtagGCTCGGCtggacggaccccggcgcga GTTCCAGGTTCATATCTCAGCTGAACCACCAGCTATCCTTGGAG CACCTCAAGCATACTGTACACCTCCCAACAGCTGGATCCCCCGGGGAGCAGAAGCACTGTGGTCCAGCTTCCCTGTGGTTCTGCTCTGTTCTCTGCACCATCTCTGATCCCACTGGGACTGCTTGA